The Solanum pennellii chromosome 4, SPENNV200 genomic interval AAATTATACTTCTACCTTTTACAAAGTTACAGGAAAATAATATACAAGAATATGTTTTGTTATAAAGAGTAAGTTATGCCAGACAGAATGTTAACCAGTGAAAGACATTCTTGCATTATGCAATAATACCCTCCAAATTGAAGGTGAGAACATTTATGGAGTGAGAGATTTCAGAAGGCGTCACCTCTCAGGCATGATGCAACACTTCCATTCGCCATGTAGGGGTAGACAAGCAGTCTTTCAGTTGGTGTCATACAGAAACCACGCAATCGTAGAAGATTCCTATGCACTGCCATGCTAATCATCTCAACTTCGGTTTGAAATTGCAACTCCCCTCCAGGAGTACGCTCCTCCTTTAGCCGCTTAACAGCCACCAATGATCCATCTGCTAAGCGTCCTTTGTATACCTTACCAAATCCACCTCGACCCAGAATATTTTTATTGCTAAAACTGTCAGTTGCAACTTGTAGCTCTCGGAGGGAGAACCTTTTCAGTTGACCTAAGTGAACTTCAGGATCTTCTTCGGCTGCAATAAGTTTAAAAGCAAAGACGCTAATTATGGagccaaaaaataaaacatgcaAGAGAAACCATAAACACGTGAGAGAGTAAGTAGGAGTTATGGACTTATGGTTGGGTATTTGAATACTGCTAACCTGGTACGTCAAAGAAATATTCTTGTGGCTTTCTACGGCGCCACCAGGCAAATGCAATGGCAGGAGCAGCAAATAGCAGAGCAGCACCAGCAGCTACACCTCCAGCAATTGCTCCAGTTGCACCATTTCCTCCTGAAGTTCCcataaatttgattaatttccTTCATATGATCAAGACTATATTTAACACATAATTTAGGCCCTTCATTATTTAAATcacttcaaaaagaaaaaagtacaCAAATTTGTATCTATCATTCAGATCTAATTTCCAGGACAgtttttacaaagaaaagaaaatcttcACAAGTTCTGGCATAAATATGATTAATTTCATTCAGACATACTTGACTTCAAATACCACAGATAATAATTTACAAAGGGACCAAAGAAAAGATGTCTACAATGctgaattaaatttgtataaagacCAGAATGCTTAGAGACTAAATGTAGTCTCGTGCATACCAGTTTCCCATCAGAACTACTTAACCAAAATGTCTGACTAGTTAAGATGGGTTTTCCTCTTCTGCCCCTTTCTTGTCGGTACTTCAGTTTCTATAGCACAAATTCTCACTTACGTTGGATGGACAAACTAAAATCACCAATCgcaaaaagcaaaaaaaaaaaaaaaaaaaaaagcaaaacaaTTTATCCACAGCAATTTAGAGAACCACCTGGAGCAGAAATTGGTGGTGGTGGAACAAATGGAGGCGGAGGGGAGAATGGAGGAGATCCAGGGCAAGGGCGTCCAGTTACAGGCCCGCAAAGATCTAAATTATTCGCAAAACtgtaaatttaagaaaaatatattagcaAATAGCAGCATGCTAAAACCACCAGCCAGTTAGATGGTGCACCACCTTAAATGAAATATACCTGATAGGCGTGAATAGAGAAAATGAACCATTATCTGGAACAGCACCTGAGAGACGGTTGTTTGACAGATCCCTACACACAGGTGAGACAAGAATTGAGCATAAGTAAATCTGTATATGCATTAGAAGGAAAAGGAAATGAATGAAAAGATATGGAAGACAGAAAGAATTATCTAAGTCAAGTCACAAAATAATTAGTGTACTTACAACACTTGTAGTGATGAGATATTAGTCAGTGACATTGGGATGTTACCAGTCAAGCTATTATTGTTGAGCCGACTATCCTTGCAAGAAAAACACAAAGGTGTACAGGAATGAGCTTCATTTTTGGTATAAGTAAATAATGGAGAATAAAACAGAAGAAAAGGCTACTGATTGAatcatcttaatttatttattttttgacaaggagaatcatcttaataaattattaaaatgtgGATGTAAAACATTTTCAACTTCGAGCCAGAACCGGCACTTCAGCTGGAAATGAAGGCGTCAGTTCAGAACCACGATAAAGAGCCTCAAAACatccccccaccccaccccacccgaTAAACAGACTTGAAACACCTTTTGGACTAAACCATGTCAGTCAACGTTGGCAGTACTGCAATAGTTCTATAGTAAGTCCCAATGCAGTTAATGAGGTTTTATGTTGAGTCTGCATGATAGAACAATTTGGTACACTTCTTAGACAGTCAAGCCAAAAGAAAGAAGTTTGTGGAGCATTAAGCAAGAGAAACTTCAGCAGTGAAAAATGCAAGATGAAGCATCGGATTCTAaacttcttttctcttctaaaGGATCCcaacaaaggagaaaaattgGACACCAATTACTAAACTCTGATTAATTTTACAATATCAGGCCCAAATATCAGACAAAGCATAGGCTTCTATTCTTTTCCTTTATATAAGGATTAGaacaaaaggagaaaataaaaaaactatgtAAGATCGGTTTTATGAATGATATCAGACCCATGAAGTCCTCAAATACCTTCTACCATCAAAACTTAGTGTGAAACATAATACTAATAGAGGTCATCTTATGTGAAACCTAGAAAAGAATTCAGGCTTCCTTTCCTTTCTCAACATGCCAGTAAGAGTAGGTCCATCTTGGTTGATGAAATACACATTTGGCATCACAATATCCACATAAATCTAATATAGAACAAAAATACATACAGGAATCTCAATTTCGACAGCTTGCCCAAGGAATCTGGGATGGGACCGACGAAGTTGTTCAAGTAGAGATCCAAGCTGACCAGATTTGTCAAATTCCCAAGATCACTCGGTATTAGACCACTTATATTATTACTGTAAAGCTCCCTGTGACAAGAAAACCAGAGAATGAGTCAATTCCACATATCATACCAATGACATCCCTAGGATAATGGGACAACCAAGATAATGAAGCAGAATCCTCACATCCATCAAAACTGGCATCAAGCGACAGTTAAAAGTCAACAAATGAGAAAGGTCTAGGAGTTCCAAGATAACAATTATAACTAGTTACCAATGTATATTTCATGGAGGTATTTCTTATATTTGGTTACAAGCACTTTTCTATATAAAACCTGTCATCCCATGTGCTGCAAAGGATCAGCTCGTCAAACATTTTATACAATCTATATAACTCATCGATAAAAATTAAACGTCTGTCATTACGTTAATTTCGAACTTCATCTAAACAGTGTGTATGCCCGGTGATTGTTAAATTCCATCAGCACTCTTGATGttctttttatattgtttcATTCTTGATGTGATTGTCACTTGCATACGCTTGGAAAATACTTAGCACACGTACTACACAAGCCTCAAGCAAATCTAGGCATCCATAGGAATATATTAATGTGTGAGCAGGATGAAGCAGTCACTAGGTAATAATTATACCCATCATTAAAACATTGTCCGATGCATGGTTATACATCATGTAATGCCCTGCTTCACCAGGTGCACATGCACATACTGTCTCTGTGAACTTCCATACAGTTGCAGCTTCAAAAGAGCATGGGTTACAATAAGAACTATGAAAGCCAGTTTGAGACAGAATATGACTATGGCACGTAGACAATTTAAGTGAACGGTATATTATTAAACTCCAAACTAAGCTTAACACTTGTACAAAATCTATGCTTAATTGAATCATGATTCAAACTCTTGGTGAAAACCAGAGTAGCATCTGTTATATGACCAGAAAACTTCAGATCTTCTCCTCCAAGATATCAACCTACCCTCATGCCATATCTCCTCTTTTTAAGTCTAGATTTTGCTTTACTTTTACAATGGACTTGTTTATCTTGTTTGTTTTATCCTATTCCATCATCCTAAATCGTGATTAGACTCTACCTATAACAAGGAAAGAGGGAATAAAGGATTTGATATGAGTTGAAGTTTGTCATTCCAAATTAAGAGTGCTTAGGGTACTGGCATTAGTAATGATATTTAGAATACTACTCTGTTTAAGAGTTGATAAAAAAAGTTAACGATTATATAGGGGAGTGTATGACAGAAATTTAAGTTCAACTACAATGTTTTCACAAGCAATTACAGACACTACTTTGCTACATAAGTTAATTCACTGCTAGTCTTATCCAAGTATCTgagttatttaatttactagTATGTAATgtgaaacaaatatttaaatctttttttatgaAGTACACATTCAAATTTGTGTTGTTCAGGGAACACATCAACAACTATGCCATCGACTGCAACATCAAGTGAAACAAGAGATGGAGAGGAGAAAGTGTTCTCTGCTTGCTTTTACCACTTACAACAGCTTTGTTTTTATGCAAAAGTTAATACGCAAGCCACCTACAGTATTTTCATGCAGCAAATTCTAGAGGAAATATGAAAATCTTCAACATCGGGAAAAACCAATACACTTAATGCCAGTTTTCCAACTCtaaatttggaaaataattccaaacataGTTCATGAAGTGAGACTTACAAATACTGCAAATTCTTCAAAAGGCCAAGCTGTGGGACTAACAAACCAGATAAAGCTGCATTTCCTAAATCACTGGAAAGGTTGATCATATAACAAGTGTTATGGGAGCACAAACTGCAATTAGATTTGCTCACCACCACAAGAGAGTGGAATTGCAATCCATTCAAACGGAGGTAGACCAGAAAACAGATTCTTACACTCTTATAACACTGTTGTCATTGTTGCAGGTAACATGAAACCATGTGCAAGGATTAACAAGGGTTGGGTCCCAGCTCTGTAGCACATTGTTAGGATCTTGTAAATTGACGCGTAGActgtgcaatgcatcacctgtTCGTGTATTCATTTAGGAAAACATAGACAATTTTCGACCCCCTAAATGCgcataaaaatttaatctaTTGACTGAAAAAAACAGTT includes:
- the LOC107017629 gene encoding somatic embryogenesis receptor kinase 1, encoding MVKVMEKDTVVVSLVVWLILVVHHLKLIYANMEGDALHSLRVNLQDPNNVLQSWDPTLVNPCTWFHVTCNNDNSVIRVDLGNAALSGLLVPQLGLLKNLQYLELYSNNISGLIPSDLGNLTNLVSLDLYLNNFVGPIPDSLGKLSKLRFLRLNNNSLTGNIPMSLTNISSLQVLDLSNNRLSGAVPDNGSFSLFTPISFANNLDLCGPVTGRPCPGSPPFSPPPPFVPPPPISAPGGNGATGAIAGGVAAGAALLFAAPAIAFAWWRRRKPQEYFFDVPAEEDPEVHLGQLKRFSLRELQVATDSFSNKNILGRGGFGKVYKGRLADGSLVAVKRLKEERTPGGELQFQTEVEMISMAVHRNLLRLRGFCMTPTERLLVYPYMANGSVASCLRERPPSEPPLDWPTRKRIALGSARGLSYLHDHCDPKIIHRDVKAANILLDEEFEAVVGDFGLAKLMDYKDTHVTTAVRGTIGHIAPEYLSTGKSSEKTDVFGYGIMLLELITGQRAFDLARLANDDDVMLLDWVKGLLKEKKLEMLVDPDLQNKYVEAEVEQLIQVALLCTQSNPMDRPKMSEVVRMLEGDGLAERWDEWQKVEVLRQEVELAPHPGSDWLVDSTENLHAVELSGPR